cttgtttactttatactcttttgcactaTCTACTCGGCTGCTTTAACACTtttaatttccctgttgtgggacgaataaaggaatatcttatctcttatatCTTAAACATTTCCTTTAAAGTCATCTATGCATACTActgctaaatgaaattaagTATCCTCCTATTTTTCTCATCCCCtgagagaaagacaaacatcTATTTTTTTGCTATGAacataactgtgagtgtctaATTCAACCTAGTTACACAGTCCAGCTTTTATACGAAATTAGATTGTGTGATATCTGGACTCCATGTTATAATAATTCTTACAGCTATTTTctgttatataaataatatttataatctATATCGTTCACTCAGAATGCTATGCTGGGGTCTTCCACATACCCTGGATTTTTAGAGAAGTGTACTACTGATTTTTGTATCCCCTTTGCTGAAATTACTTGATCATGCATTTTACCATTTTAGCAATATAATAATTATGTGTCTTGTAAAGCTGCTGTTTACAATTCTGACTCTCATCCCTCCAATTTGTCCATCAGGATCCACTTTATGGTTGTGCGTAGTAACATCCTTTCTGGAATCAGTCAGGTGATAGGCTGGATTTATTTTTTCGCCTGGTCGGTGTCTTTCTACCCACAGGCCTGGGACAACTGGAAGAGGAAAAGGTAGTTTTCAGTTTGtcattctcttttatttatgtCGATTTTTTTTAGTGGTTTCTTTGTGCAGTTTTTGGTAACACTTTCTATGAACCCGCCACTTGTAATGCAGCATAAGCACATTTATAAGGCTTTGTAACAATCTGTATAAGTGATTTTATATATATCATTATGTGTtggttttaaatgtaattttatgtGGGAGCGATCTGAAGGTTGGGCCTATGGTCTTGACAGTGAAGCCAAGCCACTGATGAAGAAGGGATCCATTCCAGTCACTCCCTAGTTTACCTCGGCTGATATGTCTTTGATCTTATGGTTTATTTTGTCTATAGTGTCTAACTGATTATTGGGTCTTCTGGGGTATCAGTGTGTGGTCTTATGATTGGGCTGGaagtaaaaaaactgaaaaaaaattgtgaatTATGAACCAAATCAGACAATTTATactaacatacattttttttagtgTTGTAGGTCTCAACTTTGATTTCCTGGCCCTCAACCTCACGGGCTTCATCGCTTACAGTGTCTTCAATATAGGGCTGTTTTGGATTCCTTACACAAAGGTAACTTAATCCTTGTGAGGATGTTGAATTATCAATACAGTCTTCTTGTCAGGTTTCAGCTACCAGGATTACTCAGACACATCTTTCAGAAGTGAAATGGTTAATCACTGATCAGTTGTGTATGATCATACAGCAACTCATCTTCAGCAGCCAGCCACAGCATAATAATAATTGTGATCCAGAGGAAATTGACAAAAGTAAATTGTGTTGTAATTGGTCAGAAAGTTTCGGTGCAGTAAAGTGATTgcctttaaaatgacaaaaaatgttgttaTAAAATGAAgatgactcttttttttaagtaagattATACATTATGCCACATTTTACCTCATGACACCTACCCCTTGATGCTGTCTGACCTGACCTTTTGTTAAAATTACAGTAAAAATAGCATTCTTGTTTTCCTAGGGAGAGTGGGGTTTGTTTAAAACGAGGTACAGGGGTGTTGAATTTGAATGTCTTCTTTGtctattaacattttaatggtGAGTTACAACACTCATACATAACTGCTTACATTTTTTGCTCAACAGTATTTGGTGTATGTTGTGTGCTTTCCCTTTAGGAGGAGTTTCTGAAGGAGAATCCCAATGGAATTAACCCTGTTGATGCCAATGATGTCTTCTTCAGTCTCCATGCTGTCCTGCTGTGTTTGATCTATGCTATCCAGGCTGCTGTGTATGAGGTGATTGTCTTGGCTTATCAAAATCTTATTACACAATAATATCGTGATAagtatatgatatgatattcatcaaaaataaagacaaatgaaGACTTGGTAAATTGCCATTTCTATAGCTCTAAGTAGCTGGTGAAGTCCCCCTATCAGTGGTGAGAGAGACGCACTCTGCCTGCTGGAGTCTCTGTGTAACTTTAGCCTTTGTCTTTTTGTAGAGAGCTGGTAATATATATATGATGACGTGGTTGTCTGGGATGGGGAGTCATACGTTGACTCCAACATGTTTGCTAATCTTCTAATCCTTCTTGTCAACTGTCTTGAAGACAGTTGAGGGAATTTCACTGAGCCAGACCTCTAGACCTCTCCATActtgtgtacttgtgttgtgtCATCATgttctctgattggtcaatgagTTTTGTGatttgtcattgtgttttcttaactgtcgttgtgttttgtgatttgTTGTCATTGTGGTTGGTTTGTTTATTGGGTCACAAATCCCACCTGGAAAATACTGGAAATTCTTAGTAGTAcagttagggttgcaaaggggtggaaactttccatgggaattatgggaacttatgggaattaactgggaattgagtgtaatttaatggaaaggtatcatatccaagcataaatatttgtttagttataagcagacatccatccaaaattatacaattaaaacagattgatTTGTAAGTacaactttatcaagtgttaaatattttattgaacaatcaattaaaacattaatgttgagttaaatattactcatcccccccgacccaacctgttcaaaaatgaacagaaatgcaatcccaacaaagtcccaatcaaaatgttaaatgaaaagagcccctctccctccaaaaatgtcctattcaacatgcaaataaaaaagcatcgtTTCCTCAAGCTTTataagcctagcctctgcaggattctagaaatcatctgtgcatgggATAGAggacagtgcatgtagggggcgtggtctcaatagccctgcagtaagcagtgtgcatgtgatggaggaatagcatagatgttcaactgtacttgcatgaaatttgtttgttttagtcaggattgtgctaaaatatattttccccaactatgtttaagttccctattaagagccaaccttcaatttagtaaattcctggtttattcacgtttattcccataaattcccgttaaaTCCAAATCCCATGGacagtttccaactttgaaaattcctggaattttcaAACCCTAAGTACAGTTTGTGTGAAAAATTGTTTACTGAGTGCAAGTGGGTACCTCCTGAAGTGATACTCTTAGTGAATAAAGTTGTTTCTGCTTTGTTACACGTAAGCTCTGGAGTGAACAGATCCACTTGGTTTCATTTGTCCAATCATCTCTACAGGACCACAAATGAACCGATCCCATTCATGAAATGTATCCAGTGATGGTACTTTAGGGGGTTTTGTCCCTTCAAGTTAATTTCTttatgtttgacattttaactTTGGTATTTCTATTACCTTAGCAATGCCAAAACACAGGCCTACACCAAGTTTTGTGCCTGAACACGTCCTCTGTAATAACTACTGCTGCTTTGTGTGGCTATATCGTGAAGTTAATGATTCTAACATGTCTTTTCTGTGAGTTTGTAGAACCACCGTTTGCCTGACAGTACAGCACATCCTTCACACTGTATCCTTATGTAAAtctgtgtcctctctctttcagagGGGCGATCAAAAGGTCTCTTGGATAGCCTTGGGCTTGTTGCTGATTGGCTGGACTTTTGCCTTGATTAGCTTGTTTCTTGCTGTAGCCAGACAGATCACTTGGTTGGATTACCTCTACTATTTCTCCTACATTAAACTAGCAGTCACCCTGATCAAGTATGTACCACAGGTAAGTGCTCGACTCTTCAGAACCAAAAGATTGGAAACACTTAAACATTGTGAAGCTTTACAATACAGTTGCCTTTTTATGAATACTTAAGTTGTTAAAAATGTTCCATGTGTATGCTAATGTGGGATCCCAATGTGGCACTAATTTAATCTACCAAAAGGTTGAGatacttgaaaaataaatagtCAAATTTGATTTTTACAGTCACATCATTTTTAGCATTGGCCTAGTTTTCTAGTGACCCCTGGGATTGTTGGTCCATTAACAGCGTGTGGCCGGTTTTGCATTGCTATTTTGTGGATGCAGAAGACAACTGTGCCATAAACCAATTAAAACCTGGTCTGAAGTCAACCTTGCACATTTTCTTGTGTGCATTAGGACAGACCTTATACAGAGATTTAGATCAATACCCCATCTCAAAAGAACGTGTATTAGTtgtagggatgtcaattttaagtaATCTCAGTGATCGATAAatgttaaaggcactatgaggagttttaactggctgagaaacagactgaaattgatactgatgcctctttatgaccctcaaaagcaaacaagaccatccacagcAACACCGatactttctctgttgtcattttaatgcctgaaactgttctgagggggtaggtgtcagaacagatgattgacatctcgctctagaaacacccttttttggctgttttcatggcaaataatcacgaccaattatcgattaatcatttaaagctagggttggtagtctcggaaaaccagcatgaatttgaatgtagcttttcctcaggactccgtctaacccctcccctcctccctcagagctcctccaaaacgacgccccccccgctcacatgcacgagcgccactgattcgcgaccatatgatcgtgactgattcaaaaccggtcctcaccaaaacattatcatagtgaaagttaaaaacacaaacaaacatggctgctgttagtgctcacaactatcatgctagcattatccagttgtaccagtgacacgatatcaggagaaaagttataacacatatataatactgtaacaactctactgtttgttaaacctgttcagtatagatgttcttaattcctacagtgttgacggtcagtgaaggcatcaggagaggtgtagagtgtgcgagtgggagagaggagaggagaagtttttcattcattcaaacattgattgttgttttgttggttggcgtgatcacggccgacagtgaccggttattaaagctcaacgtgttcacgaatcggctggtcatcactacagcgtccggacagacgctacaataaatatatattttctgtaggacttactgaacgtcattaattattctgcttgttggtgagagctttttagactctgatccggactacagtcctgagtaaagcaccgcatcaggtcagaggggacaggcccgaggacgagcgagaggggcagtaaatagaggcaggggaagtagaggcaggagacggggactcggaggagtgcacgtcGGGGAAATGTaagcgcaggaggagggcagaacggctggacgggatttgattggtttaaaatttggggagccaaaaaacggtgattggttggtgttttcccaggtttactccggctgtagatagcagtttttttccactcttttttaggaacacatcatgtaatgattgccatcaggacataaagataattttaaccagtatgacaaaaagtgtatctaaatctgattaccaaccccagctttaagagaaaGTAGACGTTTTCCATGCCAAAAACAATGCCACCtttaccatcagtgagtgactgttgtgtgaatgggtgactGTGActagtagtgtaaaagcacttggAGTGGCCAGAGAGACCAGAAAAgggctatataagtacaagtctatTTATGATTTAGCACATGCTCATGCTCATAGTTCATTGCTGACACTACAGGTTTACCTTCTCACACTCTGGGCCTGCCAGCAAGTTAACTCCGTTCTGATCTTGAAATGCACCAACTCATAATCATCACAGTAAAGTGACGGGGATGAGAAACTTTCAGATAACAACAGAATTTATTTCTTTTGCCAATGTATTTCTTCTCTCCAACAGAAAAAGGCACagtggtgtgtatttggttaaTTATAACTTAAAGGGCATCATTGAAATCTtgatgctctgtttttttttcaggcatTCATGAACTATAAAAGACAGAGTACTGAGGGCTGGAGTATTGGCAATGTGTTGCTGGACTTCACTGGTGGAACCTTCAGTATTCTTCAGATGATCTTACAGTCTTACAACAATGGTAACTTCTGTACTTTATGCTATCTAATACTTTGTGCTGGTGTATCAATGCAGGTGTGTTTTCCACAAAATATGATCTAACTTTTATCTTACTGACAGTCTGTTGTtgtcttacttacttacttacttgtgTCTCTTTGCAGATGAATGGACGCTGATATTTGGGGATCCTACAAAGTTTGGCCTTGGACTGTTCTCTGTGGTGTTTGACATCCTCTTCATGACTCAGCACTACTGTCTCTACAGAAAGCCACCACAGTATGAAGCTATTGTAGAACAACAAGAAGCCTGATGTGGACCCCTTGCCTTGTTGATGGACTACCTTTAAACATTACTTCAAGGGAGCCTATGATTGATTTCTATCAGTCAGCCCACAATAAGCACACCTGATCAACAAAGAATTGATTGAAGCTGTTGATTATCATGTTGCTTTCCTCCAAAGCAGTGCCTTCTTCTTAAAAATCAGCACTTTATGTAATGATGTCAATGTCAACACTTTTTATTAAATGCAATATCACAACTGTTATCATAGTAATTTTGAGATATTATAATTTCAGAGCCTTATTTAGGCAAGCCAATAATATAAGCCAATTTTAGCGCAGCACAGATTTCTGTTGGTGTTGTTAAGTAACCCAAAATATTAGGGAAGGAAGAGCTTTTGTGCCTGCCCAGCACATTCGACCAATTCCCCTAGATAGATGAGTTGCTTCAATCCAACCAGCTCCCAGCGGGACCGGATTATTGaacagaaaaacatctttttattaaaaaaaaaagaaggacgATTAAGACAGAAAAGGGGAAAGAGTTGTTGTACAAGTGATGACATCAGCTTGGTCTGTCATCAGCATACAGTGTTACCAGTGCCTTGACTGCAAAGTTCTGCAGTGGTTCCTTTCCATTGCACGAAAggcaaataataaaaacacatttttacatgcCTTTAATGGATACCTTAGAATTTGCTCCTGTCATCAGTGACGTTCTCAGACTGTTTCAGGGGCAGGGgtgaaaaattaaagaaagggCATCTCCATTCAAActggtactcacagtttagggttAATTTAAATGTACTTAGGCAGAGGTAACAAGAGGGGATGTCTCTATCCTGCCCTGGGTCTgagtgtcttttttaaaattgttttgaaGCTTTGAGTTGCCCTCCCTTTTCTTGACAGAGCTTCAATAAGGATTTCAAACAAGTGGCTGTATTCACAAAGCTTCCTAGTATAAAGAAGATATCCCCCGTCCAGAAATCAGTCTTAATATCATTatcatttgttacatttttattttctgatggaggaatagcatagatgtTCAACTgttcttgcatgaaatctggttgtttaagccaagattatgctaaaatatattttccccaaatatatttaagttcccttttaagagccaaccctaaattcctggtttattcacgtttattcccataaattcctgttaaatCCCATGGacagtttccaactttgaaaattcctggaattttgaaACCCTAAGTACAGTACATGTGTGAGAAATGGCTTTACTGAGTGCAAGTGGGTACCTCCTGAAGTGATACTCTTAGTGAATAAAGTTGTTTCTGCTTTGTTACACGCAAGCTCTGGAGTGAACAGATCCACTTGGTTTCATTTGTCCAATCATCTCTACAGGACCACAAATGAACCGACCCCATTCATGAAATATATCCAGTGATGATACTTTAGGTACCCCAcccacataaaaaaaagaaaaagaagagtgtGACAATAATTCCAAAAATACAACATATAGTGTGTTCTAAGAGTTCCATGCCTTTTACATGTTAAACATCCCACGCCCAGAAATCAGTCTCAATATCATAatcatttgttacatttttattttatatttacattcaaatttttatataaatataatgcataattttcagaaaaaaaacctgttaaATCAATGCATACAAGATTTCTATCATAACATGGTGAGATCAAACAAAAAATGAGAGGGTATGCTGATCTGATTAGCTGGACAGGAGGAAGTAAACTGCATGCACATGAGACAACATGGGAAGTAGGTTGTTGAGACATGAAGCCACGGAGAGAACAGGTGAATGTGATCCAGTCGTCAGAAGGCTTTTACCAAGAACTTTGGGAGAATAGATGCCCCAATAATGTAGACTCTATGATAAGATGATTGGGTGTTAGGGGGTACAACGTTAAGATGTACACATCTCTAGTTAGAATCTGGTGATGGTGGGTTAAACAGTGGGGTTAGAAGCACACAGGGCTAGTCTGTGGAAAGGTTAACATCTGTGTTGAAGAGTGGGCCTTTTAAGAAGAAAACCAACATGCAGATGAAAAAATTTACATCTGGCTGAAGACATGTATGTGTTCCAAGGTCCATAAACTGTCCGTCAGCTTACTCTATAACATTTACTCATCAAACTCTAAAAACTGTAGTTGCTTTAAATAAATCGTTTTCTATTTTACTAATTGGTATAAAACATCGGTTTTCCTGCTGTCCAGTATATTCAAGAAAACAAGTATGGTCCTGTGTAGAGAACTAATAGACTCTGTTAAGTGGTTTCTCTGTCCACAGAATCCAGGCCCTCCTCTTCGTAGGCTAGGCTCCTCTGCTCAGGCATTATTGATGATTATGAGAGCAGGACTAGCTGTCTGTTGACTTGTCTCACACATAGTGCCCAGCTGGGCCAGCTTGGCAAAGACTCTCGGAGTGTTTAGGTTGTAGACTCCTGCCTGGAGAAAGCAGGCCCGCAGAGTAAGGCACAGCACCTCTTGAGACTTCAGCTGCAGTTTGTACTGGGTCTGACCCACCCAGGTGAACGAGCTGTGGACATCTAGAGATTCTAGGCTAAATGAGAGGAACATcgtatatttaatattttcaagtAAAACCAAGACTTTTTGTAAGTATGAACACAGAGACATATCATGGGGCAGTATTTGTGCCACAGACTACATGATGCCACgtttacacatgcacacacatacacacgtgtATAACAATGTATactcaaaattaagatttaattCATTCCTAGGTGTGTTGCATGTTGCAAATGTGAATCATTATGTCAAGCATCCAGAAAGAAGTGAGGAAAAACATTACAACTGTCGAAATATGGAAGTACATGAAGTGAGTGGGCGCAATTGAgtcgctgctgtggacgttccacacacacgcacacacacacaaacacaaaaactccacacagacaaAACTTACCTGCTGCTTTTGTGCCGTAATTCAATGTTGACATCCACTTGAGAAGAGGAACAGTTCGACAAAGTCAACGTAACAGGCACCACACAGAGACtgcaaaacagagacagaaacgtCATTcattcagaggaaactcatatCAATATCGAACATGGGTttaagaaaatgtgaaatacagAAAAGAATCTCCACAAGTTTAGAGAATGGAATTTCATGGATAGAGACAGAAGTCAATATCCATATTTGATGCAACTGCCTGGAGTGACTACAGTGCATATGAGATGATTTGCTACTTATGTTGTGCTTTCTTTCAGTCATCTTTAACAATCCAACTTACTGACCAGCATATGACCTTTCACTACAACCTGCAATATACTTCCAAATTTGGAGATGTTCAGGAAAGAACATTTTAAGTTGTTTAGGGCAGCAACACAGTTAACCATGGCAACCAAGAGTAGTCAAAGACATTTAACTTCCAAACTACTTGGCGACATCTCTAGCGGCTCCGACCCTAACTcgatcgaggcagatgtctgtctaacatgagtctggttctgctcgaggtttctacccATTAcagggaagtttttccttgttgCTGTAACTCGCTAAACACAGCTAAgagctctactcatggtggattaagatgagataagactgagtcttaccctgtcttggtgtttggtCTTTATTAACAATTTAAcagagagtacggtctagacttgttgtgtttgtaaaagcgtcttgagataacgtttgttgtgatttggcgctatagaaataaagacggattgatttattgatggcGGCTAACGCTGATAATATGACTCCATAATTACTCCTTTTTGTTCATCTGGACTTGTCACTTTCTCATGCTATGTATGCTGGTAGCCACCTTATACTTGGCTACACAGCCTTGGCTAAGTTGGCTATCGGCTTACAATTTCTGGATCAAATTCTTCTGAATTCTCTTTTTGTTAAAACAGACGTAGGACGACAGATTCTGATCGCTAATAATGAATTGCTCCTTTATTTGAGGATGTAGAAATTGAATGTAGCCAAAGTGTCCAGATAGATGGCTTTGATTGTGCAGCCCTAGTGTAAATGTCCCACCTGTCCTGGATGAATGGATGTGTGTAGGTCTCAGGGTAGTGCAGGTTGGTTTTGATGAGCTGGGATAGCTCTGCAGATGGAAGGATGACTGGAGGAGGTAGCTCTGATTTAAACTTGAGAAGCACCATCTCCTGAGCTTCCTGCAACAAAATCACTTaatcaaaacacacagataCTCAAATACATATTTCACAACATTGTCATCATTGCCTCTTTTAAACGGCCATAGATCTTGTGCTGTTGAGCAAAGACTGATCCCGGGCCTCTGAAAATCCTTTGCTTTGCTCTGTAAATTTGCATTTTATaagcacatttcactttattaATCAAATTTGTACATGACTTTTACCTTTTTCCTTCAAGCACAAGCATGTTATATAGAACCCAGTCGCATTATTGGATTTGAGATATGAATACCACAATATCTCGACATTGTCTACCATGTGTGTGAGTACAGTACCTCTTTGGGAGTCAGAGAACAGGCCTCTTTGCCGATGGTCTGCAGGGCCACATGAAGCTGGCCTTCTAGTATCAGCTGTTTATTGTCCTCCACCACGTAGGCCTGCACAGACACAGATCCCAAACTTGAGGCACAAGAACTGACTGTAAATTTAGCCATGGAGTTGTCACATCTATCTTTGTTATATGTACCTTCCAAATGACAATTATGTTGAGGTCCAGCTCATTACACTTCTTTACAATGTTGTTAATGTCAGAGGCTGTGACCTCAGGGGGAACAGAGCTCTTGCTGGATAATGTCCTGGATGATGCCACATTCACTCGCGGGGAATCTGAGGTCGGACAACCACGGAAAAAGAAATCTCCACAGGGTGTGGCGGAGCTGATGATCTACACAGACACATAGCAAGAGGTGAAGAGAAGAAGGGAGTCACTGAACACGGCGTCCTTTTTGTTTGACTTCCATCAATCTCATCAGTATTTTTTTCAGCTGCAGCAGGGAGATATTTTTTTATAGATATAGTTCTAAAAAACAATTATACACATTACCACACTACCACGAACCAATATCTGGTGTATTATATAAAAGAGATatcaacagaaacacagtgaaATTAGGACATTTTCTAGTGGCCAAGGTAAAAAGGATCATATGATAAGTTTGAATAGTTTTCAATTAAgtgttataaaaatgtaacacatATCTGACCACTTAAACTTAGAACAAAATGTTGCTTCAGTTTACCCGTTCATTTCCCAGATTCAGGTCTGCAAAGGTGTACTTGTCCACAGCATCTGAAGCAGCtagaaaaaacagacaaaacatgaTCAGATCTACTTCTTCAAAACCATGAAACTCTGACCAAGGAATGGTTGATTACCTTGGACGGGCTTGCATCGTGTGGCTCTGAAACAAAGCTTGGCTCTTTCTCTGCTTGTGAGTTTACAATctagagaggaagaggacaagCAGAGATAAGATGTCAATGAAAATACATCAAACCAGTTTAACTTAATGATAGTAAACTGTAATTCTGTACATTGTTGACAATgagatgtgtttaaaaaaaaaaggaaagatgtGTAAACCTTAGAATTAAGATTCATGCCATGTGAAATTAGCTTCAAGGTAAggggaaaaacgcatttggcattgttttagACACGgaaaacatttatgttttttttaatgattaatcataattgatcgtcaacatttccaaagatcgatcacagaaaatacttgaaattaacATCGCTAGTTAAGAGTGCTGTGAAACATGAGCATTGGTTGAAACTTGTGTTTAAGTCTCTAGCCAGCTCATTTGATGATTAGAGGCCTGAATTGGATCAATTAATCTTAAAGCCAGAAAGACAATCAAAGTTCCAAAAAATGGATAGTGAACTGGGTATTAAAACAAACCTTTATCCTTTGCAGGGTTGATACACTTGTGGAGGCGCCAGTGTTGACTACTGCTTGAAACCTGGACAATGTGGAACTCTCGCACACCTGCCTCATTCTGAAgtcaaaggaggaggaggaagaacaaGTTTGAGTGGTAACACATTCCTTTTCAGCAAAAGAAGTTGAGACTTTTAGCATGCTGTTTATCTCACCGTATTGATGTTCTCCACATCAACAAAGACCAGTGTTCCACTGCTACTTTTGTCATCAAGACTTTGATTTGGAGGAACGCTGCTGCGGCAAGCAGAGGCCTGCACACTCAGAGATCGACTGGCACAGATAAACACTGTGTGACGCAACACACGATGACTTcacatgaagaaagagaaaagagaaaagagcgATAAATAATGGAGACCAGTtgttaaaacaaatgaatactGATTTGCACTGCTGCTAGGTGAAGAATTGTGACAATTGtcacaaaaaacaaaggaacaaCGGTAAATGATATCTTTGAAACAATCAGATATTTTCTTCTCTATGAGTTAACTCTggctttaactattaacttaatacacttaattaaatatactttcaggatgtgggtaaaggaagagcacagagacaacttctgctgtgcatctcCAACACGTTTTATATCCACCGTGActgtagtacaactgaacactgaataactgtgatgcattcactgcactgtgggaaacaaaatCACTCTGCCCTTAACTCTTGGTAAACTTGAAAGGGATTGCATTTCTCAAACAATAATCTACTAACCTGATGCATGGTACAACATTTGATATActgttg
The genomic region above belongs to Notolabrus celidotus isolate fNotCel1 chromosome 2, fNotCel1.pri, whole genome shotgun sequence and contains:
- the ctns gene encoding cystinosin: MSGLGLAKRWLPTYLLLLWMFTDMSESRLYLSAPSVVTLEENANASITITTRFPVNQSAVIELNVTHSSKQNYSSIITIPKQVFLPAEANSVSFNVSAHDVGQVTTHLQSNNSDLNRIHFMVVRSNILSGISQVIGWIYFFAWSVSFYPQAWDNWKRKSVVGLNFDFLALNLTGFIAYSVFNIGLFWIPYTKEEFLKENPNGINPVDANDVFFSLHAVLLCLIYAIQAAVYERGDQKVSWIALGLLLIGWTFALISLFLAVARQITWLDYLYYFSYIKLAVTLIKYVPQAFMNYKRQSTEGWSIGNVLLDFTGGTFSILQMILQSYNNDEWTLIFGDPTKFGLGLFSVVFDILFMTQHYCLYRKPPQYEAIVEQQEA